From Nonlabens sp. Ci31, the proteins below share one genomic window:
- a CDS encoding ester cyclase has protein sequence MNFKTRVHAALLIGTACNNATQKVEANIENYSTVWDNILNKGQIELINDTHFDTELIMVLSPQNITGIESFKEYYQNYLTGFSDIEFTIINVFGQDENIVKQWSFKGKHTGSFFGIPATQKMVDVQGVTIVKMKDGKIAQEQDFMDNMVFFEQLGIVSDPKNTQVIDQLYDAFATGDMPTVLSLMDQKVEWNEAESNSLSDGNPYIGPEAVLNGVFARIGGLYESFLVTDVELHEMNNNKVLATLRYKIKAKNGGEEFDVQVAHLWTLTDGKITAFQQYADTKKLANAEE, from the coding sequence ATCAACTTTAAAACTCGTGTTCATGCAGCGTTATTAATAGGAACAGCTTGCAATAATGCCACTCAAAAAGTCGAAGCTAATATTGAAAATTATAGCACGGTATGGGACAATATTTTAAACAAAGGACAAATAGAGCTTATTAATGACACCCATTTTGATACTGAGCTTATAATGGTATTAAGTCCACAGAATATTACGGGAATTGAATCTTTTAAAGAATATTATCAAAATTACCTAACTGGTTTTTCTGATATTGAATTTACTATAATCAATGTTTTTGGACAAGATGAAAATATCGTAAAACAATGGAGTTTTAAAGGTAAGCATACTGGTAGTTTTTTTGGAATACCTGCTACTCAAAAAATGGTAGATGTACAAGGTGTTACAATTGTAAAAATGAAAGATGGTAAAATTGCCCAAGAACAAGATTTTATGGATAACATGGTGTTTTTTGAACAGCTAGGAATAGTTTCTGATCCTAAAAACACCCAAGTGATTGATCAACTTTACGATGCTTTTGCCACAGGAGATATGCCTACCGTTCTTAGCCTGATGGATCAAAAAGTGGAATGGAACGAGGCAGAAAGTAATTCTCTATCTGATGGTAATCCCTATATAGGTCCAGAAGCAGTTCTAAATGGCGTTTTTGCTCGTATAGGTGGCTTGTATGAATCATTTTTAGTAACAGATGTTGAACTTCATGAAATGAATAATAACAAAGTTCTTGCGACATTGCGTTATAAAATTAAAGCAAAAAATGGAGGTGAAGAATTTGATGTACAGGTAGCACATTTATGGACCCTTACTGATGGAAAGATTACTGCATTTCAACAATATGCAGACACTAAAAAACTAGCAAATGCCGAAGAGTAA